Proteins from a genomic interval of Pseudomonas silesiensis:
- a CDS encoding arginyltransferase, whose protein sequence is MTELARLKFYATQPHSCSYLPEEQATTLFLDPSQPMDVHVYADLSEMGFRRSGDHLYRPHCQNCNACVPARIPVAPFSPNRQQKRIFKRNADLQVRPAKPKFSEEYFDLYQRYIEQRHADGDMYPPSRDQFSTFLVRDLPFSRFYEFRLEGRLVAVAVTDLLPNGLSAVYTFYEPDEERRSLGRYAILWQITEARRLGLEAVYLGYWIKNCKKMSYKTQYRPIELLINQRWVILN, encoded by the coding sequence ATGACCGAGTTGGCGCGCTTGAAGTTTTATGCCACTCAGCCCCACTCTTGCAGTTATCTGCCCGAGGAGCAGGCCACGACCTTGTTCCTCGACCCTAGTCAGCCCATGGATGTGCATGTCTACGCAGACCTGTCGGAAATGGGTTTTCGTCGCAGCGGCGATCATCTGTACCGGCCCCATTGCCAGAATTGCAATGCGTGCGTACCGGCGCGTATTCCCGTGGCGCCGTTTTCACCCAACCGCCAGCAAAAACGCATCTTCAAGCGCAACGCCGATTTGCAAGTACGGCCGGCCAAACCCAAGTTCAGCGAAGAGTATTTCGACCTCTATCAACGCTATATCGAGCAGCGGCATGCCGATGGCGACATGTACCCGCCGAGTCGCGATCAGTTTTCAACCTTCCTGGTCAGGGACCTGCCGTTTTCCCGGTTCTATGAATTCCGTCTCGAAGGCCGGTTGGTGGCAGTCGCTGTCACCGACTTGCTGCCCAACGGTCTGTCGGCGGTCTACACCTTCTACGAGCCCGATGAAGAACGTCGCAGCCTGGGGCGCTACGCGATCCTCTGGCAGATCACCGAGGCCCGGCGACTGGGCCTGGAAGCGGTCTACCTCGGCTATTGGATCAAGAACTGCAAAAAAATGAGCTACAAGACGCAATATCGCCCCATCGAACTGCTGATTAATCAGCGCTGGGTCATCCTGAACTAG
- the infA gene encoding translation initiation factor IF-1 yields MSKEDSFEMEGTVVDTLPNTMFRVELENGHVVTAHISGKMRKNYIRILTGDKVRVELTPYDLSKGRITYRAR; encoded by the coding sequence ATGTCGAAAGAAGACAGCTTCGAAATGGAAGGCACTGTCGTCGACACCCTGCCCAACACCATGTTTCGCGTGGAGTTGGAAAATGGGCACGTCGTAACCGCGCATATCTCCGGCAAGATGCGCAAGAACTACATTCGTATTCTTACCGGTGACAAAGTGCGCGTCGAGCTGACGCCCTATGACTTGAGTAAAGGGCGCATCACTTACCGCGCTCGCTAA